A DNA window from Christiangramia salexigens contains the following coding sequences:
- a CDS encoding FG-GAP-like repeat-containing protein — protein MKFQTYRAFLSLFVISFLISCDTDKKTEQDQAEYSNEDTLYTLLSSDETGIDFFNEVKNQPDFNIFKYRNFYNGGGVAIGDINNDGLPDIYLTANMKPNKLYLNKGNFKFEDISKSAGVEGNKPWSTGVNMVDINQDGLLDIYVSNAGNMEGDNHNNDLYINNGDLTFTESAQEYNLAETGFSTHASFFDYDKDGDLDAYILNNSNIPVTSLGYAEQREVRAQDWEGVPKIFRGVGDMLLRNDDGKFTDVSEEANIYGSLIGFGLGVMVSDFNNDLYPDIYVSNDFYERDYLYINNQDGTFTEDIENWTSHLSLSAMGVDYADINNDGLGDIFITDMLPETEERVKSVMEFEGYNVFKLKQSKDFYQQYIHNTLQLNNGNNSFSEIANFSGVERTDWSWAGLIFDMDNDGNRDIFVTNGINHDLTDIDFVEFFANEIIQKMALTGKKQAIDSIINKMPVTPLPNYAFENTGDLKFDNSSKKWGLGTPSLSNGSAYGDLDNDGDLDLVVNNVNMESFVYRNNSEKLKDRNFLRLKLEGNQKNQFGIGSIVRLYHGKNIVMQEQNPSRGFQSSMDYTMNIGLGAVDKIDSLRIIWPDNSTQLLQNLKTNNTLVLKQKEAKETYKVQPPKKQKQLLTERSNQNLEKHTENSYTDFDYEGMIYKKLSQEGPSLAVGDIDGDGNEDVFVGGAKNQPGTIYLNTGNGNLRKTNQPALEADKNFEDTAASFFDADGDGDLDLMIGSGGNEVNEESNYKPRLYLNNGSGKFKLTSEIIPSVNQNISVIAPFDFDNDGDVDVFVGSRSVALNYGIDPQHLFLENRGGGKFANSTERIAYDLKYAGMITDAIWEDIDGDNIKDLITVSDWGAPKIFKNTGRRLSNLKSNLNEYDGWWNTVEAADLDNDGDLDLVLGNRGSNSPYKTSMDSPMKMWVNDFDNNGTIEQIVTTQKDGKDYPLHMKKEMTSQLVSLKKENLRASEYSKKTVPQLFPKEKVDNAIVKRAAISESIIAVNQGGGQFEIKKLPNRVQFSCICGISCMDVNNDGNLDLVMAGNNFEFKPQFSRLDASFGNVLLGDGKMNFDWQDYDKSGFMIKEEVKFLKRFKDKDGKTFIIAAINDEKPKIFEVSNQ, from the coding sequence ATGAAATTTCAAACTTACAGAGCATTTCTAAGCCTTTTCGTGATTTCATTTCTAATTTCCTGTGATACAGATAAAAAAACAGAGCAGGACCAGGCAGAATATTCAAATGAGGATACGCTTTATACCCTGCTTTCTTCAGATGAGACCGGGATTGACTTTTTTAATGAGGTAAAAAATCAGCCGGATTTCAACATTTTCAAATACCGTAACTTCTATAACGGTGGAGGTGTTGCCATTGGGGATATAAATAATGACGGTTTGCCCGATATTTATTTAACGGCAAACATGAAACCCAATAAACTATATCTGAATAAGGGAAATTTCAAGTTTGAAGATATCTCCAAATCTGCTGGGGTAGAAGGGAATAAGCCATGGTCTACGGGAGTAAATATGGTAGATATTAATCAGGATGGTTTACTGGATATCTATGTGAGTAACGCCGGGAACATGGAAGGCGATAATCATAATAATGATCTTTATATAAATAACGGCGATCTCACTTTTACCGAGAGCGCACAGGAATACAATCTTGCCGAAACTGGTTTTAGTACTCATGCCTCTTTCTTTGATTATGATAAGGATGGTGACTTGGATGCCTATATTCTTAATAATTCGAATATTCCCGTGACGAGTCTGGGTTATGCTGAGCAAAGAGAAGTTAGAGCGCAGGACTGGGAAGGAGTACCTAAGATCTTCAGAGGAGTTGGAGATATGCTGCTTCGTAATGATGATGGTAAATTTACCGATGTTAGCGAAGAAGCTAATATTTACGGAAGCTTGATAGGTTTTGGTCTTGGAGTGATGGTTAGTGACTTTAATAATGACCTTTATCCGGATATCTATGTTTCTAACGATTTCTATGAGAGAGATTATCTATACATCAACAATCAGGATGGGACTTTTACCGAAGATATAGAAAACTGGACTTCACATCTTTCACTTTCTGCGATGGGAGTAGATTATGCCGATATCAATAATGACGGGCTGGGAGATATTTTTATTACAGATATGTTACCTGAAACCGAAGAACGAGTGAAATCTGTAATGGAATTTGAAGGCTATAATGTTTTTAAACTAAAGCAGAGTAAGGATTTCTATCAGCAATACATTCACAACACCCTTCAGCTTAACAACGGTAACAATTCATTCTCTGAGATCGCGAATTTTAGCGGGGTAGAAAGAACAGACTGGAGTTGGGCAGGTTTGATCTTTGATATGGATAACGATGGTAACCGCGATATATTTGTGACCAACGGTATTAATCATGATCTTACAGATATTGATTTTGTTGAATTTTTTGCCAATGAGATCATTCAAAAAATGGCCCTTACCGGTAAGAAACAGGCTATAGATTCTATTATCAATAAAATGCCGGTCACCCCTTTGCCTAATTATGCTTTTGAGAATACCGGAGATCTAAAATTTGATAATTCCTCAAAGAAATGGGGACTGGGAACACCGAGTTTGTCTAACGGATCTGCCTATGGAGACCTGGATAATGACGGGGATCTGGATCTGGTAGTAAATAACGTGAACATGGAGTCTTTTGTTTATCGCAATAATTCAGAGAAACTAAAGGATAGAAATTTTCTGCGTCTCAAGCTGGAAGGAAATCAGAAGAATCAGTTTGGAATTGGGAGCATCGTTAGGCTTTATCATGGGAAGAACATTGTGATGCAGGAGCAGAATCCATCCAGAGGATTTCAATCCTCAATGGATTATACCATGAATATTGGTTTAGGGGCAGTAGATAAAATAGATTCACTTCGTATTATCTGGCCTGATAATTCAACGCAATTGCTACAAAACCTGAAGACCAATAATACACTGGTCCTAAAACAAAAAGAGGCGAAAGAAACCTATAAGGTACAGCCGCCTAAAAAACAGAAGCAATTGCTAACTGAACGTTCCAATCAAAACCTCGAAAAGCACACTGAAAATAGCTACACAGACTTTGATTATGAGGGAATGATCTATAAAAAACTATCACAGGAAGGACCATCGCTGGCCGTTGGTGATATTGACGGTGATGGAAATGAGGATGTCTTTGTTGGCGGAGCTAAAAATCAGCCAGGGACTATTTATTTGAATACCGGAAATGGCAATCTCCGAAAAACGAATCAACCGGCTCTGGAAGCCGATAAGAATTTCGAGGATACGGCGGCATCATTCTTCGATGCAGATGGCGACGGTGATCTGGACTTGATGATAGGTTCTGGAGGTAATGAAGTAAATGAGGAGTCTAACTACAAACCCAGACTCTATTTAAACAATGGCTCTGGGAAGTTCAAGCTTACTTCGGAAATTATTCCATCGGTTAATCAGAATATTTCAGTGATCGCACCTTTCGATTTTGATAATGATGGTGATGTAGATGTTTTCGTTGGATCCCGAAGTGTAGCGCTGAATTATGGAATAGATCCACAACACTTATTTCTGGAGAACAGGGGAGGAGGAAAATTTGCAAACTCAACAGAAAGGATCGCATATGACCTGAAATATGCTGGAATGATCACCGACGCAATCTGGGAAGATATAGATGGTGATAATATCAAAGATCTTATTACAGTTTCAGATTGGGGAGCGCCTAAGATCTTTAAAAATACAGGAAGAAGACTTTCTAATCTTAAATCCAATCTTAATGAATATGATGGTTGGTGGAATACCGTAGAAGCCGCCGATCTGGATAATGACGGGGACCTTGACCTTGTTTTGGGTAATAGGGGTTCTAATAGTCCTTATAAGACCTCTATGGATAGTCCAATGAAGATGTGGGTGAACGATTTTGATAATAATGGGACGATCGAGCAGATCGTGACCACTCAAAAGGATGGCAAGGATTATCCTTTGCATATGAAGAAAGAAATGACGTCTCAACTGGTCTCCTTGAAAAAGGAGAACCTTAGAGCTTCAGAATATTCTAAAAAGACCGTACCACAATTGTTTCCAAAAGAAAAGGTGGATAATGCGATCGTAAAGCGTGCGGCAATTTCAGAATCTATTATTGCCGTTAATCAGGGTGGTGGTCAATTTGAGATCAAAAAATTGCCAAACAGGGTGCAATTCTCGTGTATCTGTGGAATTTCCTGCATGGACGTTAACAATGACGGGAACCTGGATCTAGTGATGGCAGGTAATAATTTTGAATTTAAACCTCAGTTCTCAAGACTGGACGCCAGTTTTGGAAATGTACTTCTTGGTGATGGAAAAATGAACTTTGACTGGCAGGACTATGATAAGAGCGGATTTATGATCAAGGAGGAAGTGAAATTCCTGAAACGCTTTAAAGACAAGGATGGGAAAACATTTATAATAGCAGCAATTAACGATGAAAAACCGAAGATTTTTGAGGTCAGCAATCAGTAA
- a CDS encoding GyrI-like domain-containing protein, giving the protein MKKILWVSLLILSAGVIWFLFIKEYDYQFHMTAKYGPGVAYDEIADWKKFDGPNSKDNISITEENPFKGLKQEISAGTEAVLEFNWEFEKANDSVTDLTLKVRSRKNQIKNRLAILSPFQTSELVDSLENKLIRFKKRLNTVQETYAVKILDSLVTSPELDCICRSSKNVPVDKKAGEMVRTITSLEDYITTNNLELNGVPFVKVERWDMDTKKIDFDFCFPVKLEGVEKIDSDYLEFRKIPSFKAIKAIFNGNYRMSHLAWYDLMHEIELRELESTGLPLEVFYDNPNMGTPSINWKAEIFIPVTE; this is encoded by the coding sequence ATGAAAAAAATTCTATGGGTTAGCCTTCTGATTTTATCAGCAGGTGTAATATGGTTCTTATTTATAAAGGAATACGATTATCAATTTCATATGACTGCGAAATATGGGCCGGGGGTGGCTTATGATGAGATTGCAGACTGGAAGAAATTTGATGGACCAAATTCTAAAGATAATATCAGTATAACCGAGGAGAATCCTTTTAAGGGGCTTAAGCAGGAAATATCGGCTGGAACTGAAGCTGTCCTTGAATTTAACTGGGAATTTGAAAAAGCCAATGATTCGGTTACAGATCTTACTTTAAAAGTGAGATCGCGAAAGAACCAAATTAAGAACAGGCTTGCTATTCTTAGCCCATTTCAAACAAGTGAACTTGTTGATTCTTTGGAAAATAAACTGATAAGATTTAAGAAACGCTTAAACACGGTTCAGGAAACCTATGCGGTTAAAATTCTGGATTCACTGGTAACTTCTCCTGAATTGGATTGTATCTGCAGAAGCTCTAAAAATGTTCCTGTAGATAAAAAAGCAGGGGAAATGGTGCGAACCATTACTTCTCTGGAAGATTATATTACCACTAATAACCTCGAATTAAACGGTGTACCTTTTGTAAAAGTGGAGCGTTGGGATATGGATACAAAAAAGATTGATTTCGATTTTTGTTTCCCTGTCAAACTGGAAGGCGTAGAGAAAATAGATTCAGATTATCTTGAATTTCGAAAAATTCCATCTTTTAAGGCGATAAAGGCTATATTTAATGGGAATTACAGGATGTCTCACCTGGCCTGGTACGACCTGATGCATGAGATCGAACTCAGAGAGCTTGAATCTACAGGCTTACCGCTGGAAGTTTTTTATGACAACCCGAATATGGGAACACCTTCAATCAATTGGAAAGCTGAAATTTTTATTCCCGTTACAGAATAA
- a CDS encoding App1 family protein — protein sequence MKLDLKLYRGYVNNEELVVFGHLFESWAPDKYSLEKKGIKHAYAILHKFRIKPLENFKIHLKFRDLEVTTKTMEDGYFRFSIPYTEELEPGWHYYEVSCKMYEFGIIERGELLKPYPSKLAVISDIDDTFLISHSNRFFKKLYVMLSKNINKRKIFDDVVKHYQRLSSAGQDSNKASNSFFYVSSSEWNLYDFIEEFATMHDLPKAVIKLKKIKTGLRDFIKSGRGNHDHKFIKIKDIISFYPHLKYVLLGDDSQHDPYLYERVCKTFPKNIQAVYIRQTTHKQNPKVQKVMANLESMDVSTCYFRNSEKAIHHSERENII from the coding sequence TTGAAACTGGATCTTAAGTTATACAGGGGATACGTTAATAATGAGGAGCTTGTGGTATTTGGCCATTTATTCGAATCCTGGGCTCCCGATAAATATAGTCTCGAAAAAAAAGGGATTAAACATGCTTATGCCATCCTGCATAAGTTTAGGATCAAGCCACTGGAGAATTTTAAGATCCATTTAAAGTTTCGTGACCTGGAGGTTACTACCAAAACTATGGAAGACGGCTACTTCAGGTTCTCCATTCCTTATACCGAGGAACTCGAGCCCGGCTGGCACTATTATGAAGTAAGCTGTAAAATGTACGAGTTTGGAATCATTGAACGTGGAGAGCTTTTAAAACCTTATCCAAGTAAACTGGCTGTAATCTCTGATATTGACGATACTTTTCTGATCTCTCATAGCAATCGCTTCTTTAAAAAGTTATACGTGATGCTCTCCAAGAATATCAATAAGCGTAAAATTTTTGATGACGTGGTGAAGCATTATCAAAGATTAAGTTCGGCGGGGCAGGATAGTAATAAGGCTTCCAATTCGTTCTTTTACGTTTCCAGTAGTGAATGGAATTTGTACGATTTTATCGAGGAGTTTGCTACCATGCACGATCTACCTAAGGCTGTTATTAAATTGAAGAAAATAAAGACCGGACTAAGGGATTTTATAAAATCGGGTAGGGGTAACCACGATCATAAATTCATCAAGATTAAAGATATTATTTCGTTTTATCCTCATCTTAAATACGTACTCTTAGGAGACGATTCACAGCATGATCCTTATCTCTATGAAAGGGTATGTAAGACCTTTCCAAAAAATATTCAGGCCGTCTATATAAGACAAACCACCCATAAACAGAATCCAAAGGTTCAAAAGGTAATGGCTAATTTGGAAAGTATGGATGTAAGTACATGCTATTTCCGGAATAGCGAAAAAGCCATTCATCATTCAGAGCGGGAAAATATAATATAA
- a CDS encoding VCBS repeat-containing protein has protein sequence MRSAISKTFLFAFLVSFIGCSKKEERTFSNPSIKTSGIDFTNTLTENRDQNILDYLYFYNGGGVSIGDINNDGLPDIYFTGNQVKNKLYLNKGNLKFEDITEQAGVAGNSTWNTGTTMADVNGDGFLDIYVSAVVGVNGFVGYNELFINNGDLTFTESAREYGLDLENYSSQAAFFDLENDGDLDMYLLNHAIHTNESFGPATIRNDRVYESGDKLFLNENGKFRDISEEAGIYGGANSYGLGISTADFNNDGFTDIYIGNDFHEDDYYYLNNGDGTFTESLKSKFGHISRFSMGSDAADINNDGFVDLITLDMLPEDEAILKSSAGDDNVNLHEFKINQLGYHPQYTRNMLQLNKGGEYFAETALMSGVAATDWSWGALFADLDLDGQQDLFISNGIPKRPNDLDYVKYTSNEQIQQKLDQTTLVDNEALKLMPSGKIPNYVFKGNSNGTFQDMSKSWIQNDSLISTGIAYGDLDNDGDLDIVTNNVNSSASLYINQKTTGNYLKIKISQNNGNKFGIGSKAILYTDKGNQFRQLYTTKAYQSSSEPVMHFGFEKSTTIDSLSIIWPDGRVQTHRSIKPNTTLTATPEAEDREVGLRSLYYPKNKVWFSKLENDFGLNYTHKENRFNDFDMQKLIPHRMSDFGPAVKVGDLNMDGEADVVFGASRYRPAAVYIQDQGRFTPKNISEIKKDSLAEDTDLDIADFNNDGVQDILMISGGGESVGKNEWLLDRLYLGETDLKFKNDANFPELYGNSSVIRSADYDKDGDQDIFIGANSVNYKYGETPKAYLLRNENGKFQALQQDLFSGLGMINDAIWEDFDNDEDLDLIVVGEWMSPMFLENRNGEFKDVTSTRISEELNGLWQDIIAFDVDQDGDKDLLLGNWGLNTKLKASAEHPLMMYFKDFDKNGLTETLVASEKDGKYYFINGFDDLAGQLNQLMRKRFTTYKDFAGKTVSEIFTPEELKSASVHKVHTLASGYLENTGGKYKFRPFGNELQVAPIRAMLNYDFNNDGKEEVLLGGNYFGVTPYHGKFDAFGGAILIKPDNILDSNEIGLNLSQKSVKDFSVIKIQGTTYLMVSLNDAKVELYKLEL, from the coding sequence TTGAGGTCAGCAATCAGTAAAACTTTTCTTTTCGCATTTCTCGTTAGTTTTATCGGGTGTTCCAAAAAGGAAGAGAGAACTTTTTCTAATCCTTCTATAAAAACTTCCGGGATAGACTTCACCAATACTCTAACCGAGAACAGGGACCAGAATATCCTGGATTACCTCTATTTCTATAATGGAGGAGGCGTTAGTATTGGTGATATCAACAATGACGGGCTGCCTGATATTTATTTTACCGGAAATCAGGTCAAGAATAAATTATATCTCAACAAGGGGAATCTTAAATTTGAAGATATTACCGAACAGGCTGGTGTTGCCGGTAACAGCACCTGGAATACAGGAACAACCATGGCCGATGTAAATGGTGATGGATTTCTTGATATCTACGTTTCCGCCGTAGTTGGTGTAAATGGTTTTGTAGGCTATAATGAACTTTTCATCAATAACGGAGATCTGACATTTACAGAGAGTGCCAGGGAATACGGTTTAGATCTTGAAAATTATTCTTCGCAAGCTGCATTCTTTGATCTTGAGAATGATGGAGATCTGGATATGTACTTGCTAAACCACGCCATCCATACCAACGAATCTTTTGGTCCGGCTACAATTAGAAACGATAGGGTGTATGAAAGCGGTGATAAACTGTTTTTAAACGAGAACGGTAAGTTTAGAGATATAAGTGAGGAAGCAGGTATATACGGGGGAGCAAATAGCTACGGACTTGGTATTAGCACAGCCGATTTTAATAATGACGGTTTTACAGATATTTATATAGGAAACGATTTTCATGAAGATGATTATTATTATCTGAATAATGGAGACGGTACTTTTACTGAAAGTCTTAAATCTAAATTCGGGCATATATCAAGATTCTCGATGGGTAGTGATGCGGCCGATATCAATAATGATGGATTTGTAGATCTTATCACTCTGGATATGTTACCGGAAGATGAAGCTATTCTCAAATCTTCTGCGGGAGACGATAATGTAAACCTCCACGAATTCAAGATCAATCAGCTTGGCTACCATCCACAGTATACCAGGAATATGCTTCAGTTGAATAAAGGAGGGGAATATTTTGCTGAAACTGCTTTAATGAGCGGCGTGGCAGCAACCGACTGGAGTTGGGGAGCATTATTTGCAGATCTTGATCTGGACGGGCAACAGGATCTTTTTATCAGCAATGGAATTCCAAAGCGTCCTAATGATCTGGATTATGTGAAATATACTTCCAATGAACAAATTCAGCAAAAGCTGGATCAAACAACTCTGGTAGATAATGAAGCCTTAAAACTGATGCCGTCAGGTAAGATTCCAAACTATGTGTTTAAAGGTAATTCCAACGGGACTTTTCAGGATATGTCAAAATCCTGGATACAGAACGATTCATTGATCTCAACAGGAATCGCTTATGGAGACCTTGATAATGATGGTGATCTGGATATTGTGACCAATAATGTGAATAGTTCGGCCAGTCTTTATATCAATCAAAAAACTACCGGAAACTATCTGAAGATCAAAATTTCTCAGAATAACGGAAACAAATTTGGAATTGGAAGCAAGGCTATACTTTATACCGATAAAGGAAACCAATTCAGGCAGCTTTATACCACTAAGGCTTATCAGTCATCGTCAGAGCCGGTAATGCATTTTGGATTCGAAAAATCTACCACGATCGATTCTCTGAGCATAATCTGGCCGGATGGAAGAGTGCAGACACATAGATCGATAAAACCCAATACGACGCTTACCGCGACTCCTGAGGCCGAAGACCGTGAGGTTGGTTTAAGATCTCTATATTACCCAAAAAATAAAGTCTGGTTTAGCAAGCTAGAGAATGACTTTGGGTTGAATTATACCCACAAGGAAAATAGATTTAATGATTTCGACATGCAGAAGCTTATTCCACACCGCATGTCAGATTTTGGACCAGCTGTAAAAGTTGGAGATCTGAATATGGATGGCGAGGCGGATGTTGTCTTTGGAGCTTCCAGATACAGACCGGCTGCAGTTTATATTCAAGATCAGGGCAGATTTACTCCAAAGAATATTAGTGAGATCAAAAAAGATTCACTTGCCGAAGATACCGATCTGGACATTGCAGATTTTAATAATGATGGAGTACAGGATATTCTTATGATTTCCGGTGGCGGAGAGTCGGTTGGAAAGAATGAATGGCTGCTGGATAGGTTATATCTTGGTGAGACCGATTTAAAATTTAAGAACGATGCTAATTTCCCTGAGCTCTATGGGAATTCATCGGTTATAAGATCTGCCGATTATGATAAGGATGGAGATCAGGATATTTTTATAGGAGCTAATTCTGTAAATTATAAATATGGGGAAACCCCAAAGGCTTATTTGCTTAGAAATGAAAATGGGAAATTTCAAGCCTTGCAACAAGATCTTTTCTCCGGTCTTGGAATGATCAATGACGCGATCTGGGAAGATTTTGATAATGATGAAGATCTTGATCTAATCGTAGTAGGAGAGTGGATGTCTCCAATGTTTCTGGAAAATAGAAATGGAGAATTTAAAGATGTAACCAGTACAAGGATTTCTGAAGAACTTAATGGCTTGTGGCAGGATATCATTGCTTTTGATGTAGATCAGGACGGGGATAAAGACCTGTTGCTTGGAAACTGGGGGCTGAATACTAAATTGAAAGCATCTGCAGAACATCCTTTAATGATGTACTTCAAGGATTTTGATAAAAATGGCTTAACCGAAACTCTTGTAGCTTCTGAAAAAGATGGCAAATATTACTTTATCAATGGATTTGATGATCTTGCCGGTCAGCTTAATCAGCTGATGAGGAAAAGGTTCACAACCTATAAGGACTTTGCAGGGAAAACGGTTAGTGAGATCTTCACCCCAGAAGAACTTAAGAGTGCTTCTGTGCATAAAGTTCATACCCTAGCTTCGGGATATCTGGAAAATACTGGCGGAAAATATAAATTCAGGCCTTTTGGAAATGAACTTCAGGTTGCTCCAATCCGGGCAATGCTGAATTATGATTTTAATAATGATGGTAAAGAAGAAGTTCTTTTAGGCGGGAATTATTTTGGTGTTACCCCGTATCACGGAAAGTTTGATGCATTTGGCGGAGCCATATTAATTAAGCCCGATAATATTCTTGATTCCAATGAAATTGGATTAAATTTATCACAAAAATCTGTTAAAGATTTTTCAGTAATAAAAATTCAGGGAACAACTTATTTAATGGTTAGCCTGAATGATGCAAAAGTTGAATTGTATAAATTAGAATTATAA
- a CDS encoding diacylglycerol/lipid kinase family protein translates to MNFKEVLLVVNPISGDIEKDKIISEVQHQLARKNASYHYFKTKGENDIKDIRSLVEKEKIDRVIVAGGDGTINMVAEAIKDFDLSLGIIPAGSANGLALNLNIPKILARQVEVALGDNYIDLDILCLNDIICLHMSDLGINAELIENYDASSFRGKFGYLIQSVPTLIKSEYPYRFNIRTENGERSEDAVLLGVANANKYGTGANVNPKGEPDDGVFEILIFKKLNFMEILKTLRNEVELDPSIVEIIPAREAHISCKKPVAFQIDGEFIGKETSIDIKILNKKLRIAIP, encoded by the coding sequence ATGAATTTTAAGGAAGTTTTATTGGTCGTAAATCCTATCTCCGGAGATATAGAAAAGGATAAGATCATTTCTGAAGTTCAGCATCAACTTGCAAGAAAAAATGCCAGCTATCATTATTTCAAAACCAAAGGAGAGAATGATATAAAAGATATTCGTTCACTGGTAGAAAAAGAGAAGATTGACCGGGTGATCGTGGCCGGTGGAGACGGAACCATTAACATGGTAGCCGAAGCCATTAAAGATTTCGATCTGAGCTTAGGGATAATCCCGGCAGGCAGCGCGAATGGTTTGGCACTGAACCTCAATATCCCAAAAATACTTGCCAGACAGGTGGAAGTGGCTTTAGGCGATAATTATATAGATCTGGATATTTTATGCTTAAATGATATCATCTGTCTCCATATGAGTGATTTAGGAATAAATGCTGAGCTTATTGAGAATTATGATGCCTCGTCGTTTAGGGGAAAATTTGGGTATTTGATACAATCTGTTCCTACTCTTATTAAAAGCGAATATCCCTATAGGTTCAATATTAGAACCGAAAATGGCGAACGCTCTGAAGACGCTGTACTTCTTGGAGTTGCAAATGCTAATAAATATGGAACCGGAGCTAATGTGAATCCAAAAGGTGAACCCGATGATGGCGTTTTTGAGATCCTTATCTTCAAAAAATTAAATTTTATGGAGATCCTTAAAACGCTAAGAAATGAGGTAGAATTGGATCCTTCAATCGTGGAAATAATTCCGGCCCGCGAAGCTCATATAAGCTGTAAGAAGCCGGTGGCCTTTCAAATTGATGGCGAGTTTATTGGAAAGGAGACCTCAATTGATATCAAGATTTTGAATAAAAAGCTCAGGATCGCTATACCCTAA
- a CDS encoding vanadium-dependent haloperoxidase, giving the protein MKRIFLLVLLSVSFIACEKDVEKIEVTGDDYHAANDHLSRVMVHDIFSPPVASRVYAYSNIAAYEVMAQFNPEYKTLAGQLTDLGPGPKPTSDKTNPEVASLVAFYELGKSLVFSEDRLTQKRDSIFNIWKEKDEETFLASEEYGLKVAEHVKAWMAKDNYAETRTMPKFSIHTEDESRWQPTPPSYMDGIEPHWNKIRPFVINEANQFKPAPPPEFSMEPGSRFHNELMEVYNIREEIAANEENSEKMEIAKFWDCNPYVSILRGHLMFATKKITPGGHWIGITKIACRESGAGFDKSVYAYAKTSVAIADAFISCWDEKYRSNLVRPETLINKYIDENWTSVLQTPPFPEYTSGHSVVSGAAAIALTDIFGDDFSFDDDTEVEYGLPVRSFKSFKHASTEAANSRLYGGIHYRAAIEVGLDQGQDLGNFVVNKLQMTASKSNIASN; this is encoded by the coding sequence ATGAAACGTATTTTTTTACTCGTTTTATTATCGGTTTCTTTTATAGCTTGTGAAAAGGATGTAGAGAAGATTGAAGTCACCGGGGATGACTATCATGCCGCAAATGATCATTTGAGCAGGGTAATGGTGCATGATATATTTTCACCTCCCGTAGCGAGTCGTGTATACGCCTATTCCAATATTGCAGCCTACGAGGTTATGGCACAGTTCAACCCTGAATATAAAACTCTGGCTGGTCAATTAACCGATCTAGGTCCTGGTCCAAAACCAACTTCAGATAAAACCAATCCGGAAGTTGCCTCTTTGGTGGCTTTTTACGAATTGGGAAAAAGCCTTGTGTTTTCTGAAGATCGGTTGACTCAAAAACGCGATAGTATTTTCAATATCTGGAAGGAAAAGGATGAGGAGACTTTCCTGGCTTCAGAAGAATACGGGCTTAAGGTTGCAGAGCATGTAAAAGCCTGGATGGCTAAAGATAATTATGCCGAAACCCGTACCATGCCTAAATTCTCAATTCATACCGAGGATGAAAGCAGGTGGCAGCCAACGCCGCCATCTTATATGGATGGCATCGAGCCACACTGGAATAAGATCAGACCATTTGTTATAAATGAAGCCAATCAATTTAAACCTGCTCCACCGCCTGAATTTTCCATGGAGCCTGGAAGCAGATTTCATAACGAGCTGATGGAGGTATATAATATTCGTGAAGAGATCGCTGCGAACGAAGAGAACAGCGAAAAGATGGAGATCGCAAAATTCTGGGATTGTAATCCTTATGTATCTATTTTGAGAGGACATCTAATGTTCGCGACCAAAAAGATCACCCCGGGAGGACACTGGATTGGCATCACGAAAATAGCCTGTAGAGAATCTGGTGCAGGTTTCGATAAATCTGTTTACGCGTATGCTAAAACTTCGGTTGCCATTGCAGATGCTTTTATTAGTTGCTGGGATGAAAAGTACCGAAGCAATCTCGTTAGACCGGAAACACTGATCAATAAATATATTGATGAGAACTGGACCTCTGTTTTACAGACACCTCCATTCCCGGAATATACGAGTGGTCACTCAGTTGTATCTGGTGCCGCAGCGATCGCATTAACTGATATTTTTGGTGATGACTTCAGTTTTGACGACGATACAGAAGTGGAATATGGATTACCGGTGAGAAGCTTTAAATCTTTTAAGCATGCTTCAACAGAGGCGGCAAACAGCCGTTTATACGGTGGTATCCATTATCGCGCCGCAATAGAAGTAGGCCTAGATCAGGGGCAGGATCTTGGTAACTTTGTGGTGAATAAATTACAAATGACAGCTTCTAAAAGCAATATCGCTTCCAACTAA